A genome region from Triticum aestivum cultivar Chinese Spring chromosome 2B, IWGSC CS RefSeq v2.1, whole genome shotgun sequence includes the following:
- the LOC123046854 gene encoding uncharacterized protein, with amino-acid sequence MSLPAAMAAAAREHVERIRRDRYYIGRGEQNPLAEDMHQAVNYLSQELYSRDVHFLMELVQNAEDNEYPSGVAPSLEFLVTSNDVTGSGASSTLLIFNNEKGFSPSNVESICRVGKSTKKGNRDKGYIGEKGIGFKSVFLISSQPHIFSNGYQIKFNEKPCSECNIGYIVPEWVESKQILSDIKKIYGRSKVLPTTTIILPLKDKKVSVVKQQLSSLHPEMLLFLSKIRRLSVQEANSNPKGSTVSEIAISSEKNYQARKNMHAESYTVHLSAQENGKEEECGYYMWRQSFPVKPENRVDKRAEIDEWVITLAFPHGERLSRGKQISPGVYAFLPTEMVTNFPFIIQADFLLASSREAILFDSPWNKGILECVPSAFLNAFVALVKSSADAPAMSLPSMFHFLPANPSPIPVLEPVRSGIKNKILVEDIVPCESHSSQKIFCKPGEVGRLKPAFWSILSKARESGVDLKNLSTHGSYILSSHFDKSTYNTVLSFLGVKSVSNEWYAKCIEGSNLVKEVNEQIYLEVLSFVADNWQNCFSGTNMMSIPLLKYVDRNNALSFRSVSRATQLSDRLCIASEKKCIPWLISWNREFPSSNRVFVPPSTQEALQNFAQRTAVTQWLQSYAKVEAVSVYSYGLAVLNSLNYDSKPVIAFAHFLYHSSQKGHIESYHLAELCRAMPVIDSYGSVVKTRSSLLVPAKGSKWVGLMGTNPWRNQNYIELSADYKSSGSYAGIYAPEDQLLAFLKTQLQASDIPFIHPPDASFPTVSSPLTVDNAILLLQWIQNLKSRRVHLPARFLACVKQGSWLRTSVGYKPPNESFLSSSEWGVLLQNGSSFVDIPMINQIFYQNKLHMYKDELKAIGVRFEFQEASAYIGSRLMSMAASNTLTRENVYSLLRLIRFLREKVLSPSELINSVKDGQWMKSTIGYRSPVGCIIYDSDWAVASCISSQPFLDVRFYGEDILTYKPELKLLGVLVGFEDSYKLVIDNFKFSSAAVTPEATVLILKCIRHVSSCDAFIRKLKDLKWVKTNVGFRAPNESFLVDPRWECLLKVFDGVPVVDFRFYGSKISPYKEELEKTGLITRLEAASKAIANLFNQMVLNSSLQKASVLALLACYRQLKTQGALPVELLSCMLNEKWLCTSLGFRSPKDAILFNAEWQSLSSVANLPFIDDSVSNHGLSKEIHGYKDELKNLGVTTEVKAGARFVINGINIPKDPLHMSAATVLSLLMSIQSWLASSSNFPKGFLEKIKGCSWLRTKVGFRCPDESILFDPKNSSIRIEDGPFIDEAFYGSEIASFRDALAAIGVSVDVRHGHELVARHLKSHKNKATISRIYTYLQECNWEPANKTSNWIWIPNKKKSGEWVSPLGCVLHDKDNLFSLQLHVLDKYYDKKLLDFFSHVFGVRNGPSAEDHCKLWSTWESSVDALPVADCSAFWQFIAKNWSKSTEKLLSACVKVPVCTDGTILLSKKVDVFIPDDLLLKDLFDKLPNRSLFIWYPSSSLPSMSRAKLNNIYGSIGVQAISKAVGKNDSLTLENVSPTKAARGKVINVGMIKLVLAFLADPALDISAEERHKIVSCLLNVTVLETSEPITVGYKVKLSTGAVLDVKATRKLRWERESSKLYMQKSKRAPGYKEKLEFATNFADEVSQGLLFEKAEQIPLLAELIKIGSLMDFHAAAVEYLLKSKNLQLFPEDEEFLNTASLGRSRNR; translated from the exons ATGTCGTTGCCGgccgcgatggcggcggcggcccgggAGCACGTGGAGAGGATCCGGCGCGACCGCTACTACATTGGCCGCGGCGAGCAGAACCCGCTAGCCGAGGACATGCACCAGGCCGTCAACTACCTCAGCCAGGAGCTCTACTCCAGGGACGTCCACTTCCTCATGGAGCTCGTCCAG AATGCTGAAGATAATGAGTACCCTAGCGGAGTAGCGCCATCTTTGGAGTTTCTAGTTACATCCAATGATGTTACTGGATCTGGTGCATCATCTACTTTGCTCATCTTCAACAATGAGAAAGGCTTCTCTCCATCCAATGTTGAATCCATTTGTCGTGTTGGAAAGTCAACTAAAAAAGGAAACAGGGACAAGGGATACATCGGAGAGAAAG GTATCGGGTTCAAGAGCGTTTTCCTGATATCGAGCCAGCCCCATATATTCAGTAATGGCTACCAGATCAAGTTCAATGAGAAGCCTTGTTCGGAGTGTAACATTGGATACATTGTCCCTGAGTGGGTTGAGTCAAAACAGATCCTTTCAGACATAAAAAAGATATATGGGCGATCcaaggtcctcccaacaaccactATCATCTTGCCTCTGAAGGACAAGAAGGTTAGTGTCGTAAAGCAGCAATTGTCGAGCTTGCATCCAGAAATGCTACTGTTTCTGTCAAAGATTAGGCGGCTCTCTGTACAGGAAGCCAACTCCAATCCAAAAGGCAGCACAGTCAGTGAGATTGCAATATCTAGTGAAAAGAACTACCAAGCGAGGAAGAACATGCACGCAGAGTCTTACACGGTCCATTTATCAGCTCAAGAGAATGGGAAAGAAGAAGAGTGTGGCTACTATATGTGGAGGCAGAGTTTCCCAGTAAAACCAGAGAACAGAGTGGACAAACGTGCGGAGATCGACGAGTGGGTCATCACCCTGGCCTTCCCGCACGGCGAGCGTCTATCCCGTGGGAAGCAGATATCACCTGGGGTCTATGCTTTCCTTCCCACTGAGATGGTGACGAACTTCCCATTCATCATTCAGGCCGACTTCCTCCTTGCATCTTCAAGAGAGGCTATACTGTTTGACAGTCCCTGGAACAAGGGGATTTTGGAGTGTGTCCCAAGTGCTTTCTTGAATGCTTTTGTCGCGCTTGTGAAATCTAGCGCTGACGCACCAGCAATGTCCTTACCGTCTATGTTTCATTTCCTGCCGGCCAATCCTTCACCAATCCCAGTACTTGAGCCGGTTAGATCTGGCATCAAAAACAAGATTCTTGTCGAGGATATAGTGCCATGCGAGTCTCATAGTTCGCAGAAAATATTTTGCAAGCCAGGTGAGGTTGGACGACTGAAACCAGCCTTTTGGAGTATTCTCAGCAAGGCAAGGGAATCTGGAGTTGACCTAAAGAATCTTTCAACCCATGGAAGCTACATTCTGAGCTCTCATTTCGATAAGTCCACGTATAATACCGTGCTATCATTTCTTGGTGTTAAAAGTGTGAGCAATGAGTGGTACGCCAAATGCATTGAGGGCTCGAATCTTGTCAAGGAGGTAAATGAACAGATTTATCTGGAAGTTTTATCCTTTGTCGCCGACAATTGGCAGAACTGTTTCTCCGGTACAAACATGATGTCTATTCCCCTGCTAAAGTATGTTGATCGGAACAATGCTCTCTCTTTCCGGAGCGTTTCTAGAGCTACTCAATTGAGTGACAGATTGTGCATTGCATCTGAGAAGAAGTGCATACCTTGGCTTATCAGCTGGAACCGGGAGTTCCCTTCTTCTAACCGCGTTTTTGTACCTCCCAGCACACAGGAAGCTCTACAAAATTTCGCACAGAGAACAGCAGTGACACAGTGGCTTCAGAGCTATGCAAAGGTGGAGGCTGTGTCTGTCTACAGTTATGGACTAGCGGTTCTTAATTCCTTGAATTATGATAGCAAGCCTGTTATTGCTTTTGCCCATTTTCTGTACCACTCGTCTCAGAAGGGTCACATCGAGAGCTACCACTTGGCAGAACTGTGCCGTGCCATGCCGGTAATCGACAGCTATGGCAGTGTGGTCAAGACAAGAAGCAGCCTTCTAGTTCCTGCGAAGGGCAGTAAATGGGTAGGATTGATGGGCACGAACCCATGGAGGAACCAGAACTACATTGAACTATCAGCAGACTACAAGTCGTCAGGCAGTTACGCTGGGATCTATGCACCTGAAGACCAGCTCTTGGCTTTCCTAAAGACACAACTGCAGGCTTCAGACATTCCGTTCATACACCCTCCAGATGCAAGCTTTCCTACAGTCTCATCGCCTCTGACTGTTGACAATGCAATCTTGCTTTTGCAATGGATACAGAATCTCAAGTCAAGAAGAGTACATTTACCGGCTAGATTTCTGGCTTGTGTAAAACAGGGAAGTTGGCTGAGGACATCAGTTGGATACAAGCCACCAAATGAATCATTTCTGTCCAGTTCTGAGTGGGGAGTTCTTCTGCAAAATGGATCTTCCTTTGTTGACATACCAATGATTAACCAAATTTTTTATCAGAACAAGCTGCATATGTACAAGGATGAACTCAAGGCGATCGGAGTTCGATTCGAATTTCAGGAGGCGTCAGCGTACATCGGCAGCCGCCTCATGTCCATGGCCGCAAGCAATACACTGACCAGAGAGAATGTGTACTCACTGCTTCGGCTGATTCGCTTTCTTCGAGAGAAAGTTCTGTCTCCAAGCGAACTCATCAACAGTGTCAAAGATGGACAGTGGATGAAGAGTACTATCGGCTACAGGTCTCCGGTTGGGTGTATCATCTATGATTCAGACTGGGCAGTTGCATCCTGCATCAGCAGCCAGCCGTTCCTTGATGTCAGGTTCTATGGCGAGGACATCCTTACCTACAAACCAGAGCTCAAATTGCTCGGTGTTCTTGTTGGATTTGAGGACAGCTACAAACTTGTGATTGATAATTTCAAGTTCAGTTCAGCTGCTGTTACTCCTGAGGCTACTGTACTAATCCTCAAATGTATCCGGCATGTGAGCTCATGTGACGCCTTCATAAGAAAACTCAAAGATTTGAAATGGGTTAAGACCAATGTGGGGTTCCGTGCTCCTAATGAATCTTTTCTTGTGGATCCTCGATGGGAGTGCCTTCTAAAGGTCTTTGATGGGGTTCCTGTAGTTGATTTCAGATTTTATGGGAGTAAGATTAGTCCCTACAAAGAAGAGTTAGAAAAGACTGGCTTGATAACAAGATTGGAGGCGGCATCGAAGGCTATAGCTAACTTGTTCAACCAGATGGTTCTGAATTCATCACTTCAAAAGGCGAGTGTCCTAGCTCTGCTAGCATGTTATCGGCAGCTGAAAACACAGGGCGCACTTCCCGTCGAGCTCTTGAGTTGCATGCTGAATGAGAAGTGGTTGTGCACATCGTTGGGTTTCAGATCCCCCAAAGATGCAATCTTATTTAATGCAGAATGGCAGTCTCTATCGTCAGTAGCAAACTTACCTTTCATAGATGACAGTGTCTCTAACCACGGTTTAAGCAAAGAAATACATGGTTATAAAGATGAGCTCAAGAATTTAGGTGTTACTACTGAAGTGAAAGCTGGTGCTAGGTTTGTTATCAATGGCATCAACATTCCCAAGGATCCTTTGCACATGTCTGCAGCTACTGTCTTGTCATTGCTCATGTCCATTCAGAGCTGGTTGGCTTCTTCAAGTAACTTCCCAAAGGGCTTTCTAGAGAAAATCAAAGGCTGCAGTTGGTTGAGGACAAAAGTGGGGTTCCGATGTCCCGATGAGTCGATCCTGTTTGATCCAAAGAATTCTTCAATTCGCATAGAAGATGGCCCTTTCATTGATGAAGCATTCTATGGCTCGGAGATAGCCTCATTCAGAGATGCCCTTGCGGCAATCGGAGTATCTGTGGATGTTAGACACGGACATGAGCTTGTTGCTCGGCATCTGAAAAGCCACAAAAACAAGGCTACTATTTCTCGTATTTACACATACCTTCAGGAGTGCAATTGGGAGCCTGCAAACAAGACGAGTAATTGGATCTGGATACCAAATAAAAAGAAAAGTGGAGAGTGGGTGAGTCCTCTGGGTTGTGTTCTTCATGATAAGGACAACCTTTTCAGCCTGCAGCTGCATGTCTTGGACAAATATTATGACAAGAAGTTGCTGGACTTCTTTTCACATGTTTTTGGTGTGAGGAATGGTCCTAGCGCTGAAGATCATTGCAAACTATGGAGCACATGGGAGAGCTCTGTCGATGCGCTACCTGTAGCTGACTGCTCTGCTTTCTGGCAGTTCATTGCCAAGAACTGGAGCAAAAGCACGGAGAAGCTTCTTTCTGCTTGTGTCAAGGTTCCAGTTTGTACCGACGGAACCATCCTTCTGTCAAAGAAAGTGGATGTGTTTATTCCTGATGATCTACTTCTCAAGGATTTGTTCGACAAGCTTCCTAACCGGTCATTGTTCATCTGGTATCCATCTTCAAGCCTGCCTTCCATGTCTCGAGCAAAGCTGAACAACATCTACGGTAGCATTGGAGTTCAGGCAATATCCAAAGCTGTTGGGAAGAATGATTCACTCACATTGGAAAATGTCAGTCCAACAAAAGCTGCTCGGGGTAAGGTGATCAATGTTGGTATGATCAAACTGGTCCTTGCTTTTCTTGCCGATCCTGCTCTCGACATTTCTGCTGAAGAGCGGCACAAGATTGTTTCCTGCCTGCTCAATGTGACGGTGCTAGAGACCAGCGAGCCGATCACGGTGGGATACAAGGTGAAGCTGTCCACTGGGGCCGTTTTGGATGTGAAGGCCACACGGAAGCTCCGGTGGGAGAGGGAGAGCTCGAAACTGTACATGCAGAAAAGCAAGCGTGCACCAGGCTACAAGGAGAAGTTGGAGTTTGCGACGAACTTTGCGGATGAGGTATCCCAGGGGCTGCTCTTcgagaaggcggagcagatccctTTGCTCGCGGAGCTCATTAAAATTGGTAGCTTGATGGACTTCCACGCTGCCGCTGTCGAGTACCTTCTGAAATCAAAAAATCTGCAGCTCTTCCCTGAAGACGAAGAATTCCTTAACACTGCATCGCTAG GTCGTAGCAGGAACCGTTAG